The following are encoded together in the Mustela nigripes isolate SB6536 chromosome 11, MUSNIG.SB6536, whole genome shotgun sequence genome:
- the HSPB1 gene encoding heat shock protein beta-1 has product MTERRVPFSLLRSPSWDPFRDWYPAHSRLFDQAFGLPRLPEEWAQWFGHSGWPGYVRPLPPATVEGPAAVAAPAYSRALSRQLSSGVSEIRQTADRWRVSLDVNHFAPEELTVKTKDGVVEITGKHEERQDEHGYISRCFTRKYTLPPGVDPTLVSSSLSPEGTLTVEAPLPKPATQSAEITIPVTFEARAQIGGPEAGKSEQPGAK; this is encoded by the exons ATGACCGAGCGCCGAGTGCCCTTCTCGCTCCTGCGGAGCCCCAGCTGGGACCCTTTCCGCGACTGGTACCCGGCCCACAGCCGCCTGTTCGACCAGGCCTTCGGGCTGCCCCGGCTGCCCGAGGAGTGGGCGCAGTGGTTCGGCCACAGCGGTTGGCCGGGCTACGTGCGCCCGCTGCCCCCGGCTACGGTCGAGGGCCCCGCCGCGGTGGCCGCGCCCGCCTACAGCCGCGCGCTCAGCCGGCAGCTCAGCAGCGGCGTCTCGGAGATCCGGCAGACGGCCGACCGCTGGCGCGTCTCCCTGGACGTCAACCACTTCGCCCCCGAAGAGCTGACGGTCAAGACGAAGGACGGCGTGGTGGAGATCACCG GCAAGCACGAAGAGAGGCAGGACGAGCATGGCTACATCTCCCGGTGTTTCACTCGAAAATACAC GCTGCCCCCTGGTGTGGACCCCACCCTGgtctcctcctccctgtcccctgaGGGCACGCTCACCGTGGAGGCCCCGCTGCCCAAGCCAGCCACCCAGTCTGCAGAAATCACTATTCCTGTCACCTTCGAGGCACGTGCCCAGATTGGGGGCCCAGAAGCTGGAAAGTCGGAGCAGCCTGGAGCCAAGTAA